The genome window ACGTACGACTGATCCTTCGCGGGATCGACACCCCGCAGGAGCTGAAAGCCGTCCGCGCCCCAGCGGATGCGGGCGTAGTGACCGGTCGCGAGGACGTCGGCGCCGAGGGCGCGACCCCGCTCCAGGAGCGCACCGAACTTCACCCACTGGTTGCACCTCACGCACGGGTTCGGGGTACGCCCCTGCGCGTAGTCGTCGTGGAAGTTCCGCACGACCGTGTCCTCGAAGTGCTCCGCGAAGTTCAGGACGTAGAAGGGGATCCCCAGGACGTCGGCGACGCGACGAGCATCTTCGGCTGCGCCGAGGTTGCAGCAACCGGAGTTGTTGTTGGCCGCCTCGCCGCGCCACAGCTTGAGCATGATCCCGGTCACGTCGTAGCCCCGCTCGACCAGCAACGCGGCGGCCACGGAGGAGTCCACGCCGCCGGACATGGCCACGACTGCCTTCTTCTTCGTCACGCAGCTCTCCGAGCTTGCTGAACGATCCCGGGCAGGACCTCCAAGACGGCATCGACATCGTCGTCGGTCGAGGGACGTCCCAGAGAGAATCGCAAGCTTCCCAGCGCGAGCTTCTTGGGGACCCCCATCGCCATGAGGACATGCGAGGGATCGACGGCTCCCGACGCACAAGCCGAGCCAGATGAGCACGCGATCCCGGCCTGATCCAACAACAGCAACAACGTTTCGCCCTCGGTGCCGGGGATCGAGACGTTCACCGTCCCGGGCACGCGCGCGTCCACACTGCCGTTGACCGTCAGGTCGGGGATCTGAGAGCGGAGACCGGCCAACAAACGGTCGCGCAGCGCGCCCACCCGCTCCGACTTCTCGTCTACTTCCTTGGCCGCGGTCTGCGCGGCCAGACCGAAGCCCGCGATGCCCGCCACGTTCAACGTCCCGGAACGCAGGCCGCGCTCTTGGCCGCCGCCGTGGACGGTCGCTTCGACGGCCACACCGGAACGTACGAACAAGGCGCCCACGCCCTTCGGGCCTCCGATCTTGTGGGCCGCGAAGGCGGCGAGGTCCACGCCCCAGCGATGCAGGTCGACGGGCATGTTGCCCAGCGCCTGAACCGCATCTGTATGGATCAACGCGTTGGGATTGGCGGCGCGGACCGCAGCCGTGACCTCGGCGATCGGCTGGATCGTGCCCACCTCGTTGTTGACGGCCATCACGGAAACCAGGATCGTGGCGGGCCGAACCAGCTCAGCCACCGCCCCGGGATCGACCAGTCCGTCCCGCCCCACGGGGGCGAGAGAGACCTCGAAGGCTTGGCCCTCGAGCCAGTGCGCAGCGTCGAGGACGGCGTGATGCTCGAAGGCGCTGACGACGACGTGGTTGCCGTTGCCCCGTAGCTTCGCCGCGGCCCCCTTCAGGGCCAGGTTGTCCGCCTCCGTCCCTCCACCGGTGAAGACGATCTCGTCCGGCCGGGCCCCGACGGAAGCGGCCACCTGCTCGCGGGCGTCCTCGACCAGCTCCTTGGCGCGTCGACCGAAGCCGTGCACGGAAGACGGGTTGCCGAAGTCCTCCCGGAGGACCTTGACCACCAGGTCGGTTACCTCGGGCAGAACAGGCGTGGTGGCGGCGTGATCCAGATAATGCATAACCCCAGGATACGGGGCGGCCGGGAGGCCATCTCGCCCGCGCCGTCGCCGCGCCGGGCCTAAAGGGTGCCCTTATCGACGGCCTGGCGGCACCGTCCCCGGCCCTCGGAGGTCACCGGGTCATGTCGATCTCGATGACCGCGACGGCATCTTGATCTACGGGCGGCCGCGCTTCCACAGAGTCGACGGACCTGAACGCTTGTGCTTCCCACACCAACACGTGAACTCTTGCGGAGCCGTCGCCCAGATCCTTCGTTCCCGAGATCGTGCAGACGGGTCCCTCCGCTGACGGCCTGCTTCCGAACGCGATGGTCGACGCGGCGAGCCTCCACGAAGCCACCGAGTTCCTAAGGGTTTCGCAGGTTCGGCCGGTGGAGTCTCGACCCTCGAAGAACCTTGTCACGTCGGGGCGGTCCCCCCAGAAACCCAGGTTCCCGCCATCCGACCGCTCCTCGACCAGGACGAACCCCGCAGGCACCGGAAACTCGTCGAGGCTCGAGCGCATCTCGTTCACTGGGTCCACTGCGTCGAAGAGGGAACGGATCACGAGAAAGAACCCGAATGCGAGGATGAAACCTACGAGGGCAAGGCCTGCTATGACCAACGCGATGCTTTGGCCGCGGGCTCGCGCTGGCGACGGCTCGTCATCATCCTGAGCCTGCATCTGGTGCAGCCTACGGCGGCAGGGTGCTGCTAAACGTGCGGTGAACTCGGTTCTGGGGCACCATCACGGGAGCCCGGCTCATCAGTTGTCGGGCGTGTCCGGGTGCTCTTGTGCGAGACGCTTCTCCAGCTCGGCGATGTCTTCGTCGAGGGACACGATCTCGCCCGAGCGGCGTCTCTTATCGAAGTCCTTCATCCGCTTGGGATATCCGATGACCTGCGCGTCGTAGACCGGGATCGACAGCTTCGAGCAGAACGCGGCGGCGTCCTCGGGCTCCTTGACCGGTGCGCGCAGGTGGTCGCCGTCCCGGTCAACGAGCAGCAACGTCGTCGGGTTCGTGGCCGTGCGCGGTTCGATGTAGCCCTCGACGCCTTTGCGCTCGGCCGCGAACACCTCCAGCTCTGCGAGAGCCGGATTGGACCGCTTGCTGAAGAAGCCCCTGATCTTGTCGCCGAAGGAAGCCACTGGGATCAGCCCTTGCGGGACTTAACCTCTTCGATCAGCGCCGGGATGATCTTCAGCGCGTCGCCCACGACGCCGAGGTCCGAGATCTGGAAGATCGGCGCCTCTTCGTCCTTGTTGATGGCGATGATGCGCTTGGCACCCTTCATCCCGACGATGTGCTGCGTCGCGCCGCTGATCCCGAAGGCGATGTACACGCTCGGCTTCACGGTTTTGCCGGTCTGGCCGATCTGGTACGAGTAAGGGACCCATCCCGCGTCGACCACCGCGCGCGTCGCGCCCACGGCGGCATTGCCGATCGCCGAAGCCAGCTCCTCGAGGTTCTTGAAGTTCCCCGGCTCGCCGAGGCCGCGGCCCCCCGAAAGCACGACCGGAGCGTCCTCCAGCTTCGGGCCGCTCGCGGCTTCCTCGTGGCGCTCCACGCGCTTTGCCTTCTTGGCTTCCTCGGGGATGTTGACCTCGACCGGAACGACGGTAGCTTCACCGCCCACGGACTCGGCCACGAACGACTTCGCCCGCGCGAGCAGGATCTTCGGCGAGCCCTGCAGCTCGACGTCGACGATCACGGCCCCACCGATGATCGCCGTCTTGGCGCGGTCCACCGACTCGATCTCCAACACGTTGCTCATCAACGTCGAGCCGAGGCGCGCAGACAGCCTCCCCGCGATGTCACGTGAGTCGTAGTTCATCGCGAACAACAGCATGTCGGGGGCGTTCTCACCGATCAGCTCGGTCAGCGCGTGCACGTGAGGCTGCGCCACGTAGTCCGCGTAGACCTGGTCGTCGCTCGCGTAGACGATCTCGGCTCCGTATTCGCCCAGAGTGTTCGCCGCCTCCGTAGCACCGGGCCCCAGCGCGACGGCCTCCACGTCTCCCAGCTGGCGCGCCTTTGTCACGAGCTCCAGCGCGGCCGGATCGAGCTTGCCGTTGTCGATCTCTGCATAAACCCAGATCGTGGGCATTTAGATCACCTTCGCTTCCTGCAAGAAGTCGGCGATCCGCTTGGCCGCGGTGCCGTCGTCGGTAATGACCTCGCCCGCCTTGCGCTCCTCGGCCGGAGTCGTGTCGGCGACGTCCTGCTTGACCGCCACGTCGTCGCTGGACAGACCCAGGTCGGCCACCGACCAGTTCTCCACCGGCTTCTTCTTGGCGGCCATGATCCCCTTGAACGAGGCGTAGCGAGGCTCGTTGACGCCCGCCGTCACGGTCAAGAGCGCCGGGAGCGGGCACTCGACGACGTGATAGCCCTCTGCGGTCTGACGGTTCACCCTGAGGGTTCCGTCGGCGACGTCGATCGTCTTCGCGAACGTGACCTGGGGAAGGCCCAGCAGCTCGGCCAGAGTCGCGGGCATCGTCCCGGTGTAGCCGTCGGTCGACTCGACACCTGCGATAACGAGGTCGAAGTCACCCGACTTGCGGACCGCCGCGGCAACTACCCGCGCCGTCACCAGCGCGTCTGCGCCCTTCAGCTGGTCATCGGTCACCAGGACGCCCTTGTCGGCGCCCATCGAGAGCCCGCGCCGGATCGCCTCCTGCGCCGCCACCGGGCCCATCGAGACGAGAGTGACCTCGCCGCCGTGCGCCTCCTTCAGCTGCAGCGCCGCCTCTACGCCGAACTCGTCGCCGGGGTCCAGAACGCCCTGAACGCCCTCGCGCTTCAGGTACTTGCCGTCCAGCTCCGGGGGGACGTTCGGGTCCGGGATGTGTTTCACGCACACCGCGATGTTCAAGGCGTAGGACCTCCTGGGATCTCTGGAAGAGAGTGCTTGCTATAGCAAGCAACGGTACCAAATCACGCCGGGGCCGAGCGGTAGACGGTGACTCCCTCGACGGTTCCCACGAGCGCGTCGCCGTCCTCTACGACCAGGTCCAGGTGAGCCACGACCTCGGATACCGACAAAAACACGTCGTAGCCGCTCACATCGGGATAGATCTCGGTCGCGATCGCGTAGACGGTCTTCGGCTCGCGCCCCAGATGGCCCGCCACCTCTGCCTTGCGCTTGAGGTGATGCTCAACCGTACTGCGGATCAGCTCGCCGGGCTCGGAGACGGGGTGGCCGTGCCCGGGGTAAGCGAGCTCGAGGTCGAGTCCATCCATCCGCTCCAGCGAGCCGAGGTATTCCTTCAAGGACCGTCGTCTCTCGCCGGGCTCGTCGAGCGACGGCTCGAGCAGCGGGTTCGGCGACACCTCCGGCAGCAGCTGATCGCCCGCGAACAGCGTCGCGGTCTCAGGTTCGTGGAACACGACGTGCCCGCCCGTGTGCCCCGGCATGTGCAAGGTGGTGAGCTCGAAGTCGCCCGAGGGGGCCGAGAACGAGAACCGATCGCCCTCGTCGATAGGCACCACCTCGTCGTGATGGATGCCCGGCTTCGGCCCCGCTTTGCGCTGCTGGTCCATCTTGAACAAGAGCTCGAGCGGCATACCGGCCTCCAGCAGAAGCCGTCCGACCTCGAACAGCATCTGCTTGTCGCGCACCCGCGCGATCTCGCGCTTCGGGAAGTAAACGGTGGCGCCGGAGCGATCTTGCAGGAAGCTCACGAGGCCGTAGTGGTCCGGGTGCGCGTGTGTGATGAGGATGCGTTCGATGTCCTCCGGCGACCTTCCCTGTCGCTCCAGGCCCACCACCAACTCGCGCTGCGCCTCCGGAGTGTTGATGCCCGCATCCACCAGCGTCAGCGGCTCGGCCTCGATCAGGTAGCAGTTGACCGGCCCCACCGCGTACGGCGTGGGCATCGTTATGCGGTGGACG of Actinomycetota bacterium contains these proteins:
- a CDS encoding cysteine desulfurase, with the translated sequence MHYLDHAATTPVLPEVTDLVVKVLREDFGNPSSVHGFGRRAKELVEDAREQVAASVGARPDEIVFTGGGTEADNLALKGAAAKLRGNGNHVVVSAFEHHAVLDAAHWLEGQAFEVSLAPVGRDGLVDPGAVAELVRPATILVSVMAVNNEVGTIQPIAEVTAAVRAANPNALIHTDAVQALGNMPVDLHRWGVDLAAFAAHKIGGPKGVGALFVRSGVAVEATVHGGGQERGLRSGTLNVAGIAGFGLAAQTAAKEVDEKSERVGALRDRLLAGLRSQIPDLTVNGSVDARVPGTVNVSIPGTEGETLLLLLDQAGIACSSGSACASGAVDPSHVLMAMGVPKKLALGSLRFSLGRPSTDDDVDAVLEVLPGIVQQARRAA
- a CDS encoding oxidoreductase — translated: MASFGDKIRGFFSKRSNPALAELEVFAAERKGVEGYIEPRTATNPTTLLLVDRDGDHLRAPVKEPEDAAAFCSKLSIPVYDAQVIGYPKRMKDFDKRRRSGEIVSLDEDIAELEKRLAQEHPDTPDN
- a CDS encoding electron transfer flavoprotein subunit alpha/FixB family protein, whose product is MPTIWVYAEIDNGKLDPAALELVTKARQLGDVEAVALGPGATEAANTLGEYGAEIVYASDDQVYADYVAQPHVHALTELIGENAPDMLLFAMNYDSRDIAGRLSARLGSTLMSNVLEIESVDRAKTAIIGGAVIVDVELQGSPKILLARAKSFVAESVGGEATVVPVEVNIPEEAKKAKRVERHEEAASGPKLEDAPVVLSGGRGLGEPGNFKNLEELASAIGNAAVGATRAVVDAGWVPYSYQIGQTGKTVKPSVYIAFGISGATQHIVGMKGAKRIIAINKDEEAPIFQISDLGVVGDALKIIPALIEEVKSRKG
- a CDS encoding electron transfer flavoprotein subunit beta/FixA family protein — translated: MNIAVCVKHIPDPNVPPELDGKYLKREGVQGVLDPGDEFGVEAALQLKEAHGGEVTLVSMGPVAAQEAIRRGLSMGADKGVLVTDDQLKGADALVTARVVAAAVRKSGDFDLVIAGVESTDGYTGTMPATLAELLGLPQVTFAKTIDVADGTLRVNRQTAEGYHVVECPLPALLTVTAGVNEPRYASFKGIMAAKKKPVENWSVADLGLSSDDVAVKQDVADTTPAEERKAGEVITDDGTAAKRIADFLQEAKVI
- a CDS encoding MBL fold metallo-hydrolase; translation: MQALPVHRITMPTPYAVGPVNCYLIEAEPLTLVDAGINTPEAQRELVVGLERQGRSPEDIERILITHAHPDHYGLVSFLQDRSGATVYFPKREIARVRDKQMLFEVGRLLLEAGMPLELLFKMDQQRKAGPKPGIHHDEVVPIDEGDRFSFSAPSGDFELTTLHMPGHTGGHVVFHEPETATLFAGDQLLPEVSPNPLLEPSLDEPGERRRSLKEYLGSLERMDGLDLELAYPGHGHPVSEPGELIRSTVEHHLKRKAEVAGHLGREPKTVYAIATEIYPDVSGYDVFLSVSEVVAHLDLVVEDGDALVGTVEGVTVYRSAPA